The following is a genomic window from Paenibacillus sp. FSL R5-0766.
GAACATTTGTACTTTCTTGGAGCTGTTAACGACTGCGTAGCGAAGCAAGCACGTCTTCCATATCTTGCGGAATCGGAGCTGAAAATTCAAGGTATTCTCCCGTTGTTGGATGCACAAATCCAAGAATGGCCGCATGAAGAGCCTGTCCTTGCATTTTGATGCCTTTATTCCGTCCATAAGTTGGATCTCCTACAAGCGGGTGACCGATAAATTTCATGTGAACCCGAATCTGGTGAGTACGTCCTGTCTCCAGTTTCAATTCCAGCAAGGTGTAATCATTAATCCGCTCTGTAACAGTAAAATGCGTAACGGCATGTTTACTGTTACGTTCTGTGACCGTATACATTTTACGGTCATTGGTATCTCGTCCAATCGGTGCATCAATGGTCCCTTGATCATGATTAAGATGACCATGAACAAGCGCAATATACCGTCTATTCACCGTATGTTCCTTCAACTGAGCAGCCAGTGATGCATGCGCACGATCGTTCTTGGCAGCCATAATCAGGCCAGATGTATCCTTATCGATACGATGCACAATACCAGGACGCAACTCCCCATTAATACCCGAGAGGTCTTTGCAGTGATGCATAAGTGCATTAACGAGGGTACCTGACGTATGTCCTGGTGCCGGATGCACCACAAGACCACGCTGTTTGTTGATCACGATCAGGTCGCTGTCTTCATATACCACTTCCAGCGGAATATCTTCGGCAATGATCTCCACAGCAGCTGGTTCTGGAATCTGTAGTTCAATCAGATCACCTTCGGATAACTTGGCATTGGCTTTGACTACAGCACCATTTACTGTAACCATCCCGTCTCCAATCCACAATTGAACCTGGGAGCGAGATACGTTATCCACAGCTTCCGTAATATATTTGTCAATTCGTTCTTTTTTATGTTCAGCGGCAACGGTCCATTCCATACGTTCATTGCCATTCATTAGTTCTTCGTCGTTGATCTGTTCCTTATTCGGATTACTCATGATGTTCATTCCCTTCAATCTTCGCGGCTGCTTTTTCGCGCCGTCCTTCAAGCAATGTCTCCACTATGATCAACCCTACACCGATGCAGATTGCCGAATCGGCGATGTTAAAAATGGGAAACGTATAACTTCCAAAATTAAGCTGTACAAAATCTACAACTTCTCCGGTCAATGCCCGGTCAAGGAAGTTGCCAATTGCTCCACCAAGCACCAAACTAAGCGCCACAGGCAGCAATTTGTGCGGGGTATCTTTTACCTTTTGCAAATACCAAATCAAGGCAACGACCACAATCAACGTAACCACAATAAAGAACCAACGCTGGTCTTGCAGAATGCCAAAAGCTGCTCCTGAGTTACGATGTGATGTGATGACAAAGAAATTGCCGATGACCGGAATCTCTTCTCTGAGTTCCATCCGGGTTGCAATCAGATACTTGGTTCCCTGATCCAATAAAAATACGATAAAAGCGAGGATATAATACACCACGTTTGTTTGTCACTCCGTTCTTGTCTTTTCCAAACGATACCAGGCTTACGCCAGACTTGTTTATTGTAGCACAGCTGTTTGGAAATCGTCCACGACGCGCTACATCAGCAATGCTTATGGCAAAAACGATAACATTTCCCTTCTGTAATCTTGCCCTTAATGGCACATCCTACAATAGAGTCAAAATCCGGATTCCAGCATGAAAGCAGAAAGGGGAAAATCATGTCACATTTTACTAACGAACAACTGCAATTTTTACGTTCCCAACTGATGTCCGATAAGCGCGATATTGAACATAGACTTTCGGAAAACGAGCATTATGGCCTTGGAGATTCCCTTAAGCTACAGACAGGTGAATTATCACCAATTGATAACCATCCTGGTGACATAGCCACGGAGGTGTATGAACGCGAGAAAGACATATCCCTGCTGGAACATGATGAATTCCAATTGGAACGAATTGATTCTGCACTGCACTCCATCGAAGAAGGACATTATGGTACATGTGCGGTCTGCCAGCAACCCATCCCTTATGAACGTATGGAAGCTGTTCCCTACACCAAATACTGCAAAAAACATCAACCGGAAACCGTTGTCTCCGAAAACCGTCCTGTAGAGGAAGAATTCCTTGCCCCGGCATTTGGTCGAACCAGTCTGGACGAGCGTGATGACCAAAATGGCTTCGATGGCGAGGATGCCTGGCAGATCGTTGAGAGCTGGGGCACATCGAACTCACCAGCCATGGCTGAAGGACGTGATATCGATAGCTATGATGTTATGGCGATTGAAGCAACCGATGAAGTGGAAGGCTGCGTTGAAGCGTACGAAAGCTTTGTTGCCACGGACATCTATGGTCATGACGTCTCCATCGTGCGCAATCGGCAATATCGCCAGTACCTGGAGAACCGTGAGGGCGAGGGTCTGTTAGAACCGGATATGGAGACGGATGACATGTACTAAATGCACTTTGATATCTTTCACCTTTAATCGCTGCTAATCGCTTAGTATGTGTTCATATCAAGCTGGCGCTGGACAATGCGCACAATATCAGCGATGTAATCTCCAACAATGGGAAGATTGAGCGCCCCAAGTAGCTGCAAAACGTAAATGATCGTTGCTGCAAAAAAGGTAAATCCAATCGCGATCCCCACACCTCGGGCGGCTCCAGACAACAGGTTAAGTCCAATCAATTTCCATGGCCTGTTCAGCAATTCTGTGTATTGCGCTATTCGTGAACGTTCCAGTTCATTCGCCAGACGGTTCGTCAGGGTATGTAACTCTTCAATTTTGTCATGGGAATTGAGATTATCTGATGTTGATTGTTGTGAAGTGGAGGCGGTTTGCTTGTCATGTTCGCTCATGTTTTGGTCAGTTCCTTTGATCAATATAGATTGACTGCACTATAGAATCATTGCCTTATTGCCTAAAAAACAAACGAGCCCAGATACAGGGAATATGTCCCTGCCACTGCGGCTCGTTTGTTTATACTCTATATTCTATCCCTGTTGAATGGGACATGCTCCGAATTACGCTTCGATGTAAATACCGATCGATTTGCCTCCGGCTTCAACGCGTTCCATGGACTCATTCGAACCAAATGTAACTTCGTTTACGAGAACATTTTCACGCAAGACATCATCAAACGCCTGAATAGCTTCCTGAAGGGATGCATCCACATCCAGTGTCAAACGTACTCTTTTCTCAATCGGCAGATCCAGACGTTTCCGGGTATCCTGCACAGCACGAACCACTTCACGGACCCAGCCTTCCTGTTCCAAGGCTGGCGTGATTTCGGTATTGAGTGCAACCGTCAGACCGTAACCCGATGCTGAAGCAAAACCAGATTTGGCCTGTTTATCAACCAATAATTCTTCGCTCGTCACTTGCAGCTCTTCGCCTTCCGGAGAAACGATGTTCAGCACACCCTCCGAAACCACTTTACGTGTCTCATCAGCCGACATTCCCTTGAAGAAGTTTTGCAGGAATCCTACGTTTTTACCGTATTTCTTACCTGCAACTTTCAGGTTCAACTTCAATGTAAAGTCAACGAATTCCGCATCATTATGCTCCGTACGGATTCCTTTTACATTGATCTCTTCCTTGATGATCTCTTCATAACTTGCCAGGTCAAACCCTTTATCGAGAGAAACAATCAATTCGGACAGCGGCTGACGTGTCTTGATACCTGTTTCGTTACGAACGTTACGGGCAAGTTCAACCACGCGGCGAGCCGTCTCCATATCCTGTTCCAGTCCTGCATCAATCAGCGCTTTATTAGCTACCGGATAGTCTTCCATGTGCACACTCTCGCCTGTTGCAAGGTTCAGATAGATATCTTCTGCAAGCATCGGTGTAAACGGAGCAACCAGTTTCGCAGTAGTCACCAACACCTCAGTCAATGTACGGTAAGCATCCAATTTATCCTCTGTCAGACCACTTCCCCAGAAACGGTCACGGGAACGACGGATATACCAGTTACTCAGTTCATCGACAAATGCTTCAATCGCTTTGGAAGAGTTCAGATAGTCGTTAACCAGCAACGCTTTTTCTACAACCAGGATCAGGCTGTTCAGTCTCGACAGAATCCAGCGATCCAGCTTGTGTGCGGACAGTTGGAACGGGTGCTCCTGTGGATCAAATCCATCAATGGTAGCATAAAGCGTCAGGAATGCATGGGTGTTGACCAGCGTATCCACCATTTTGGATTTTGCTTCCCCTACGATACCTTTGGAGAAACGTTTGCTGTTCCACGGTGCACTGTCAGACAACAAAGCCCAGCGGAATGCATCTGTACCGTATTCTTCAATCACTTCCCAAGGATCGATAACGTTACCTTTGGATTTGGACATCTTCTGTCCGTTCTCGTCAAGAACGTGTCCTGTAGCCATAACCGCTTTGTAAGGCGCTTTGCCTGTCAAAAGGGTGGAAACCGCCAGCAAGCTGTAGAACCAACCACGTGTCTGGTCAATTCCCTCACAGATCATATCCGCAGGATACTGCTGTTCGAATACTTCTTTATTTTCAAATGGATAGTGCTGCTGGGCAAACGGCATGGAGCCGCTGTCGAACCAGACATCGATCACTTCCGGTGTACGTTTCATTTCATATTTGCCACAAGAGCTCATGACTTTAACGTCATCCACATATGGTTTATGCAATTCAAGATTCTCAGGCACATCACCTACCGCACGAGCACGCAATTCTGCAATACTGTGTGGAGCAAATTGTTCGCCCGTCTCCTCGCACACCCAGATGTTCAGCGGAGTTCCCCAATAGCGATCACGGCTGATATTCCAATCCACCAGATCCTCAAGGAATTTCCCGAAGCGACCTTCACGAACGTGACCTGGGTACCAATCCACTTCACTGTTGTTGGCAATCAATTGGTCCTTGATGGCTGTTGTTTGGATAAACCAGCTGTCCATTGCATAGTACAGAAGCGGTGTATCACAACGCCAGCAGAACGGATAGCTGTGCTCATATTTTTCTTTGCTGAACAAACGTCCATGCTCAGACAGATATCGCACGATATCAATATCACAATCCTTCACGAAACGTCCGGCAAAGTCAGTCACTTCAGCGACAAATTTACCTTCCAGGTCCACCATGTTCACAAAGCTGATCCCATTCTCACGGCATACACGGTAGTCATCTTCACCATGGGCAGGAGCCATGTGTACGATACCCGTACCACTTGCATCCGTTACAAAGCCTGCACCCAGAATGATGTTAGCTTTCTCAGCCTGTACGTAGTTGAACGGAGGATCATACGTTTTGCCAACCAGGTCGGCACCTTTCAGTGCACCGATGATCTCATACTCACCCTTGGTATCTTTCATCACTTTTTCAACCAGATTGGTTGCCATGATGTACACTTCATCACCTTGACGAACACGGGAGTAGTCCATATCCGGATTCACGGCAAGTGCAACGTGTGAAGGCAGTGTCCAAGGTGTTGTCGTCCAAGCCAGTACAAATTCTCCGCTGTCATTCAGTTTGAATTTCGCTGTAGCACTCAGATCTTTGACGTCTTTGTACCCTTGTGCAACTTCATGGGAACTCAGTGTTGTCTGACATGATGGACAATACGGGCTCACACGGTGACCACGATACAACAGACCTTTCTCATGGATTGTCGCCAGGATGTTCCATACACTCTCGATGTAGTTGTTATCAAGGGTGATATATGGGTTATCCATATCCGTCCAGTATCCGATACCTTCTGTCAAATCACGCCATTGTTGCTCGTACTCGAATACGCTCGCTTTACATTCGTTAATGAATTTTTCCACGCCGTAATCTTCGATTTCCCACTTGTGGGAGATACCAAGCTTCTTCTGTACACCCAGCTCTACAGGCAGACCATGTGTATCCCAACCTGCTTTACGAACGACACGGTAACCCTTCATCGTGTTATACCGTCCAACAAAATCCTTGATTACGCGTCCCAGTACGTGACCGATATGCGGTTTACCGTTCGCTGTAGGCGGCCCTTCATAAAATACGAAGTTTGGCTTACCCTCCCGGTTTTCGATGGTTCTTTTGAATGTGTTCTCCGTTTTCCATTTATCTAACACGCGTAATTCTCTGGCACGTGCCTTCTCTTTGACGTCAACTCGTTGCATGATGATTATCTTCCCTTTCTTTGGTTGGATTGTGGACCGTCCACAAAAAGCGTTTCAATCCCCCTAAATCCCCCTTGCCAAGGGGGACCCCATAGGTGCTCGCCCTCTGGACACCCGGGATGGGTTGTCGTTGGTGGAACAGTGGCGCTTATGGGCGAGGGTTTATGTGCGTAGTGGCGGCCATTTTGCGGCTGTTCCCTGCGTGAACGCCGCATGGCCTTACCGCGAGGCGGGTGTTGCCGGGTGCTTCGCTTTCCCGGCGGGTGGCACTCTCCCTGAGGTCCCTTCGGGCCTCAGGGACGTTCGCCTTTTTTGGACACAAAAAAGCCCCGTCCCTGGAAAGGGACGAGGCTATACTCGCGTTACCACCCTAATTCTGTTCATCACAAACCACATCCAGGCAAGCCTGGGTATGCTCTGTCATCAACAGCGCTTATGCCCCGCTAAACTACTGCAGGGTGCCGTTATAACGTACGGCTTACGGTTCGGCTTACACACGGCAATCATAATCACCGCTTCAGCGTCACTTCTCCGGGGAGATATTCGGCTATAACTCATCCATTGGTTTGCACCAACCACCAACTCTCTGAGGGATGAGATCATAACGTACTGAACCCGTCATGGAATCACTATTCATTATGAATATAGTTATAGCCTCTTTGCAGACAAAAGTCAACCAGGCGACAGACTAATAAATTTCTTTCATCTCCCGCTCACGGTCACGCACTTCCTGCTCCCGGCTCTCCAGCACTTCCCAACCATCCTGAGTCAACAGTTCAAGCTGCGCTTCAACAAGCGTGCGGAAACGGGCTCGATAAATCGATGCCTGCTTTTTCAGTTCTTCCACTTCCAAAGCAATTTTACGCGATTTTCCCAACGATTCGTTCACGATCCGGTCTGCATTTTTCTCTGCTTCCTTCACGATCAACTGCGCTTCTTTCTTCGCATTACCCTTCACATCATCAGCAGCTTCCTGCGCAATGATGATCGTTTTGCTAAGCGTCTCTTCAATTGTAGAAAAATGATCCAGTTTCTCCTGAACGGACAGCAACTGATTGCTCAGCTCTTTGTTCTCGCGAATGACGCCTTCGTAATCTTTGATGACTTGATCCAGGAATTCATTGACTTCATCCTCGTCATACCCGCGCAAACGTCGGGAAAATTCCTTGTTGTGTATGTCCAGCGGCGTTAATGGCATGCTGTCCACCTCCTGTTAAAGTTCCTTCCCGTTCAGAGAAGGTTTGCAGCATATGGGTACCACCCAAGGGGCCGTATCGTTGATGCCTAACCTTGGCAACGAATACGGAATGCAGGATCAGAATTGCATCCTCCAACGTTCATGTAAAGCTTTGACTTAATGTTTATCGGATACACCGCGTATTTTCTACACCTTTATGATAAACATTTCGACAAGAAAGCGGATTTTCCTGCAACAGACTCAGGCAAATTTGCCGATTTTCACTCGGCAACGCCCTTTTTTGGTCATCCCATCCTGTTCCATAACCTTGAAACGGCCAAATCCCTGGATGGATACGACATCACCCGCTTTTAGCGATTTGGAGGGATCTTCCTCAACTTTCCAGTTCACACGGCAGCGACCAGCTTTGATTGGCACCAGCACTTTACTGCGACTAAGCCGATACACATCTGCGCAGATTCCATCCAAACGAAGAGAAGCGACCGTAATGTCCATCGTCTCCAGTTTACTCTCTGACCATCGCATCTGATCCAAAGGAAGTAACTCTGTGAACACATGTAACCGATGCACCTGATTCAGTTGAAGCGATAAAAAAGCGCCGGTTTCCGCCGCCACCACTGTATGGCAACCGTCCTCCAGCACTTGGATATCCCCGATCTTTCCACGTTTCATCCCAAGCCCGAGCAGGGAACCCATATAGTCCCCATGCTCCAGCTCCGAGATTTTCTGATCATCAGACGTAATACTGAGCACCTGCATACCCATATCCTCATCATCCAGATACATGTAATCAGGTGCAACCAGCGCACGCTTGCGTTCAGCAGCCTCGTAACCACCATCCAGACGAATCTGAACGTCGTTACGGCGATTGGCAAGAGTCTCTAAGATAAAAACCTGTCTTGGATCAAGAAAGTCAGTTAGCTTCATGTCATGATACTTACCCGCCTGCTCAACCCAATCCGAAGCCTTATCTACAAAATCCCGCTCATCATGGCTAAAATGTTCATAAATTTCACCGCTCATCTATGTCACCCTACCCTAATATGCAAAATACCGAAGTATGGAGATCAGCCCATTAAGCGCAAGTTGCAGAACGATCAGCGCCACAATCGGGGAAATATCCAGCACACCGAACAAAGGCGGTATAAATCGGCGAAACGGTCTTAGATATGGTTCCACTAATTTGCCCAGCCATTCACCGATGAAGCTTTCCCGCGCATTGGGAAGCCAAGACATCAATATGTAGACAATGACCATGTAAAAGTAAATCTGGTATAACGTGTACAACACGCTTTCAATCTGATACAAAAGTGGCTCACCTCATTCTGTTATAATCTTGCTCGCTGTCAGCCAGTATTTCCGTAATTGATCCCTGAATTTCAACCGTATCTGGCGTACAGAGAAAAATGTTTCCGCCGATTTTGGAAATACCGCCACCCAATGCATATACCGTGCCACTCAAAAAATCAATAACGCGCAGCGCTTGGTCCTGGCGAATTCGTTGCAGATTCACCACAACGGTACGATGCGAACGCAGATGGTCGGCAATTTCCTGAGCCTCGTCATAAGAACGCGGTTCATACAGGACAACTTTAACATTTTTCTGGGAATGAATGCTCACCACATTATTCCCCCTTTGGTTTCTACGTTTATCGAGACTGGAGGTTTCAGCTTCCTGATGTTCAGCCTCATTTTCCTCCTGCGCAGCCATTCGCTCACGTTCCACAATCTCTTCCTCTTCCTGAAGTCCGAGGAAATTCATAAATTTATTCATTACGCCCATCGTGAACCCTCCTCTTTTCCTACGAGAATCGATCCTAGCCGTACCCAGGTTGCACCTTCTTCAATGGCCACTTCAAAATCATTGGACATCCCCATCGACAGCTCAGTCAATGGCTCTGCTGTAAGGGCTTGTCCATTCAATTGATCTCTCAGCTCACGCAATCCACGAAATACGGGACGCGTCAGCTCCGGATCTTCCTCATGAGGTGCCATAGTCATCAGGCCGACGACCTTGAGATTGTTGAACGAACGAATATCACGCAAAAAAGAACTTGCCTGTTCAGGCTGTAAGCCATACTTGCTCTCTTCACCCGAAATATTCACCTGCAAAAACGTTTCCACTTGGATACCAAGTGAAGCTGCTTTTTTATCCAACTCCTTCGCCAATGACAAACGATCCAGTGAATGGATGTAACGAAACTTGCCAATCACGTCTTTCACCTTGTTCGTCTGCAAATGACCGATAAAATGCCAGGTACCCTGCTGACCAAAAGCTTCCCATTTGGCCTGTGCATCCTGCCACCGGTTTTCTCCAATATGCTCAAGACCATGATCCAGCACCGATCCCGTTGTTTCAAGTGAGACATATTTCGTGACCGCAATCACATTCACATCATCACGATGACGGTTACTGCGCCGACATGCGTCCTCGATCTTCTGATTTACCTGTTGTATACGCTCCTCCAATGACACAGAGGGTCACCTCTCTTCCAGCCCAATCCAGCTCGCCATCCGCCCTGTAACACCATTTTCCTTCCGATAGGAGAAAAATAGTTCGGGATGACAACTTGTACACCATGTTGTACATTCGATATGATCCGGCATTATTCCTGCTTTCATCATAATGTGTCGATTACATTCTTTCAAGTTTAACATCGTTTTTCCGTTATTCACGGCTCGATATGCTTGTTTAGAAGCAGAATCCTTGTATTTATCATTAACCGGGGAATCATCAAACCAAACCCGTACATGCTGCATGACCGCCTCATCCACTTCATAACAGCAATCCCCAATCGACGGACCGATTGCAGCTCGAATGTCCTGCCTACGGCTGCCATACTCCCGTTCCATCGTCTCTACCATGGATACAGCAATACCTGCGACTGTACCTTTCCAGCCGGCATGAGCAAGACCTACCGCCCGCTGCACAGGGTCATAGAAATAAAGCGGAACACAGTCTGCGTAAAAAGAAGTCAGCAACACACCGGGCACATTCGTGACCAATCCATCCGTATCCTGCAACGCAGATTCACGATCAAGTAATCCTCTGCTCCGATCTTCAGCGGTAATTACAGCTACATGTTTGCCATGCACCTGCTCTCCACAGGTCCATGCTTCTGCTGCAAAACCAAGCTTCTCGGTTACAAGCCTGCGGTTGTTAAGTACAACTCTAGGATCATCCCCCACATGATAAGCACAATTGAGCGTGGCATACGGAACTTTTCCAACTCCACCATGTCTCGTCGTAAACCCGACTGACAGCTGTTCAAATTGCTGTGTCCAAGGCTCAACATATAATAATAACGGATCAGGACCGAAATCTGAATTTGGGTTCTTGGTCCGTTCAAGTAATTCCTTATCCAATACAAAGGGTTCCATTATCTCACCTCACCACTTCCAGTGTACCAAATGAGCCACATTCTGTCTCATTTATATCGTTCGACGCTGATTACGTTCCGACCGTTCAATACGTTCCACACGCTCTATCCGGTTATGCTGCTGTTCATCATACAGGCGCGCTTCGCGATCACGCTCGTCGTACGTATTTTCCTTCACCTCATCCATCTTCACCAGAATCACATCTGAACCAATCTTCACAATGTTTCTCCAGGGAATCACCAGATCTGTCCCCCCGCCAAAAAGACCCATAAAACGGCTGTACCCTGGCACAACAATCGCTTCAATTCGTCCCTGCTTCAGATCCAGCTCCAAATCACTGATCTGACCGAGGCGTTTACCATCCGTAATGTTAATGACATCCTTTGTCTGAAAGTCCGAGATCTTCATGCCTCGTGCCGCTACTTCGCTCGTATTTACTTTCATTTATTTCCGCCCCCTGTTATTCCTCTTCTGCCCGTTCTTCACGCTTCTATACAATATATGTTTCAGGGGCGAAAAATGTCCTGTTTTTCACCGAATGTGGCAACGTTCCAAAACAAAAAAAACGACCAACGGTATACACTGCCCCGATTGATCGTCCTTCTGCTCTTGCATCGTGTTACGACTTTACATGTTTTTGCATCTGCTGTATCGCTGATTTCTCCAGACGTGAGACCTGAGCCTGGGAAATGCCAATTTCATCAGCCACTTCCATCTGGGTTTTCCCTTCGAAAAACCGCATCGACAAAATCATTTTTTCCCGCTGACCAAGACGATGCATCGCTTCACGGAGTGCAATTTCCTCGATCCATGACACATCCTTGTTTCTGTCATCGCTGATCTGATCCATAACATAGATCGGATCTCCACCATCATGATAAATCGGTTCGAAGAGTGAGACCGGGTCCTGAATGGCGTCCAATGCAAAAACAACATCTTCCTTCGGCACATTCAGTACTTCCGCAATTTCGAATATCGTCGGTTCCCGGGAATTTTTATTCGTCAGGCTGTCACGGACCTGAAGTGCTTTGTAAGCAATGTCCCTCAAGGAGCGAGATACCCGAATCGGGTTATTATCACGCAGGTATCGACGGATTTCACCGATAATCATCGGCACCGCGTAGGTTGAAAATTTGACATTCTGGGATAAATCAAAATTATCAATGGCTTTCATCAGGCCGATGCAACCAACCTGGAACAGATCATCGACAAACTCCCCCCGATTGTTAAAACGCTGAATGACACTGAGTACCAGACGCAGGTTGCCATTCACTAATTTCTCTCTTGCTGAGCGATCATGGTGTTGCTGAAGGGAATGAAACAATTCCCGCATTTCAGTGTTGGTGAGGACAGGCAATTTTGCGGTGTCCACGCCACAAATCTCGACTTTGTTTCGGGTCATCGTGATTTACCTCCCAAGGAGAAACATTAATGTACATTATCTCCGGGGCAGGCTTTTTTATTCGTACTTGGCACCCTTGCCAGTAATACCCATTCTGACCAAAGATGTATTTCAGACCATTTTATTGAACTCCTTGCGGAGTCTTTTAATGATTCTTTTTTCGAGTCGAGAGATGTAGGATTGGGAGATTCCGAGGAGATCGGCTACATCTTTTTGTGTCTTTTCTTCCCCATCCGTCAGGCCAAAACGAAGCTCCATAATCATTCGCTCGCGCTCCGTTAATTTTTCCAGTGCCTTGTGCAAAAGTTTCCGGTCTACCTGCTCTTCAATATTCCGATAGATTGTATCGTTTTCTGTACCCAGTACATCGGATAATAATAGCTCATTTCCATCCCAATCAATGTTGAGCGGTTCATCAAAAGAAACTTCAGTTCGGATCTTACTATTACGTCTCAAGTACATCAAAATTTCATTTTCGATACAACGTGATGCATAGGTTGCCAGTTTGATTTTCTTTTCCGGGTCAAATGTATTAACTGCCTTGATCAATCCGATGGCTCCAATGGAGACCAAATCTTCAATATTGATTCCTGTGTTTTCAAATTTGCGTGCAATGTACACCACCAGACGCAGATTGCGCTCAATAAGCATCGCGCGAATGGCCGAGTCTCCTGAGGATAATTTTTGCAGTAAAAACTCTTCTTCTTCCCTTGTCAATGGCGGCGGAAGTGCCTCACTTCCCCCAATATAATAGATCTCTTCGCTTTTGAGTCCCAATAAAAATAACAGACGGTAATATTGCAGCTGCGCCACCAGTTTCCATTTCACAAGCATGTACGTTCCTCCTATACCACATTCAGCGGCTTTTCTGTTGCTCCCGCAGAGAGAGCCGTAGACTGCGCAGAAGCAGCGTCTTGCACAAGTTCAGGATGAATCACGGCCTGGTATTTCCCATCCGACGACAAAACACCTCCATCCAGCCCAATAAGTACCCTTGTCGTCTCATAACATGTTTCCTCCATCGTCACCTTCACCCGGTCCGGCTTCATTGCCAGCATAAACGCAGTCCCTTTGTTAATGCCCCGATAAGGCACCAGCCGCAGTCGATCCTGCCACTGAAAACTTTCCTGATCCAGCTCCAGAATAAGGTTGTCCGGCGCCTCGTCCTTGAGTCTACCCTTCCATGAAGCGGGTAACAT
Proteins encoded in this region:
- the sigG gene encoding RNA polymerase sporulation sigma factor SigG, which encodes MTRNKVEICGVDTAKLPVLTNTEMRELFHSLQQHHDRSAREKLVNGNLRLVLSVIQRFNNRGEFVDDLFQVGCIGLMKAIDNFDLSQNVKFSTYAVPMIIGEIRRYLRDNNPIRVSRSLRDIAYKALQVRDSLTNKNSREPTIFEIAEVLNVPKEDVVFALDAIQDPVSLFEPIYHDGGDPIYVMDQISDDRNKDVSWIEEIALREAMHRLGQREKMILSMRFFEGKTQMEVADEIGISQAQVSRLEKSAIQQMQKHVKS
- a CDS encoding cell division protein SepF gives rise to the protein MGVMNKFMNFLGLQEEEEIVERERMAAQEENEAEHQEAETSSLDKRRNQRGNNVVSIHSQKNVKVVLYEPRSYDEAQEIADHLRSHRTVVVNLQRIRQDQALRVIDFLSGTVYALGGGISKIGGNIFLCTPDTVEIQGSITEILADSEQDYNRMR
- a CDS encoding YggT family protein, producing MYQIESVLYTLYQIYFYMVIVYILMSWLPNARESFIGEWLGKLVEPYLRPFRRFIPPLFGVLDISPIVALIVLQLALNGLISILRYFAY
- the sigE gene encoding RNA polymerase sporulation sigma factor SigE codes for the protein MLVKWKLVAQLQYYRLLFLLGLKSEEIYYIGGSEALPPPLTREEEEFLLQKLSSGDSAIRAMLIERNLRLVVYIARKFENTGINIEDLVSIGAIGLIKAVNTFDPEKKIKLATYASRCIENEILMYLRRNSKIRTEVSFDEPLNIDWDGNELLLSDVLGTENDTIYRNIEEQVDRKLLHKALEKLTERERMIMELRFGLTDGEEKTQKDVADLLGISQSYISRLEKRIIKRLRKEFNKMV
- a CDS encoding YggS family pyridoxal phosphate-dependent enzyme, with translation MSLEERIQQVNQKIEDACRRSNRHRDDVNVIAVTKYVSLETTGSVLDHGLEHIGENRWQDAQAKWEAFGQQGTWHFIGHLQTNKVKDVIGKFRYIHSLDRLSLAKELDKKAASLGIQVETFLQVNISGEESKYGLQPEQASSFLRDIRSFNNLKVVGLMTMAPHEEDPELTRPVFRGLRELRDQLNGQALTAEPLTELSMGMSNDFEVAIEEGATWVRLGSILVGKEEGSRWA
- a CDS encoding YlmC/YmxH family sporulation protein gives rise to the protein MKVNTSEVAARGMKISDFQTKDVINITDGKRLGQISDLELDLKQGRIEAIVVPGYSRFMGLFGGGTDLVIPWRNIVKIGSDVILVKMDEVKENTYDERDREARLYDEQQHNRIERVERIERSERNQRRTI
- the pgeF gene encoding peptidoglycan editing factor PgeF: MEPFVLDKELLERTKNPNSDFGPDPLLLYVEPWTQQFEQLSVGFTTRHGGVGKVPYATLNCAYHVGDDPRVVLNNRRLVTEKLGFAAEAWTCGEQVHGKHVAVITAEDRSRGLLDRESALQDTDGLVTNVPGVLLTSFYADCVPLYFYDPVQRAVGLAHAGWKGTVAGIAVSMVETMEREYGSRRQDIRAAIGPSIGDCCYEVDEAVMQHVRVWFDDSPVNDKYKDSASKQAYRAVNNGKTMLNLKECNRHIMMKAGIMPDHIECTTWCTSCHPELFFSYRKENGVTGRMASWIGLEER